Proteins encoded by one window of Helicobacter kayseriensis:
- a CDS encoding apolipoprotein N-acyltransferase yields MLRALIFAFVFVLPLYWVWIFEMILNLKLPLLINSIFGLLSLYIFLFIPSSYKFKFGFFVGLFWFYWVGFSFVYFGFTYLVPLISILVACIYMLIFAIALWFSNPFYRLLGLLCLSFIHPFGFDWMKIDSFFAYSYFGVSKTDLFLLALSVIICTLSYQASKKAKLIYYPLVCFFLFSALYISPPSPTLTLNQIDIVHTNFSQDLKWQRDNALKNTMFQIALIRSSLQEGNKLVILPETAFPFVLERSAYFQILKDLSLQGTLVVGAMREKEDRLYNSTYIFQNGQVSIFDKVILAPFGEKIPLPDFLAKPLERIFLGDGAPRFSASKEFGTFLYQGFRIKSVICYEGTSQKTYEDAPPYLVVISNNAWFPYTIEPALQKNLMQYYAKLYQTMILHSSNGSPSFVIFP; encoded by the coding sequence ATGCTGCGAGCCCTAATTTTTGCTTTTGTATTTGTCCTTCCGCTTTACTGGGTTTGGATTTTTGAGATGATTCTCAATCTCAAACTCCCGCTTTTGATAAATTCCATTTTTGGGCTATTGAGTTTATATATTTTTCTTTTCATTCCCTCTTCTTATAAATTTAAGTTTGGTTTTTTTGTGGGACTATTTTGGTTTTATTGGGTGGGATTTTCCTTTGTTTATTTTGGCTTTACTTATCTTGTTCCCCTTATCAGCATTCTTGTAGCCTGTATCTATATGCTTATTTTTGCCATAGCATTATGGTTTTCCAACCCCTTTTATCGTCTTTTGGGCTTGCTTTGTTTAAGCTTCATCCATCCCTTTGGTTTTGATTGGATGAAAATTGATAGCTTTTTTGCTTATAGCTATTTTGGAGTATCCAAAACTGACTTATTTTTACTTGCTCTAAGCGTCATTATCTGCACTTTATCCTATCAAGCTTCCAAAAAAGCTAAGCTGATCTATTATCCTCTAGTGTGCTTTTTTTTATTCTCTGCACTCTACATTTCCCCTCCTTCTCCAACTCTTACCCTCAATCAAATTGATATTGTGCATACAAATTTCTCACAAGACCTCAAGTGGCAAAGGGACAATGCTCTAAAAAATACAATGTTTCAAATCGCATTAATTCGCTCTTCACTACAAGAGGGAAACAAGTTAGTCATTCTTCCAGAAACTGCCTTTCCTTTTGTGCTAGAAAGATCAGCCTACTTTCAGATCCTCAAAGATCTAAGCCTTCAGGGCACACTGGTTGTGGGAGCTATGCGAGAAAAAGAAGATAGGCTTTATAACTCCACTTATATCTTTCAAAATGGACAAGTCTCCATCTTTGATAAGGTTATCTTGGCTCCATTTGGAGAAAAAATTCCTCTCCCAGATTTTCTAGCAAAACCCCTAGAGCGAATCTTCTTGGGAGATGGAGCTCCTAGATTTAGTGCAAGCAAAGAATTTGGAACCTTTTTATATCAAGGCTTTCGCATCAAGAGTGTGATTTGCTATGAAGGAACAAGCCAAAAAACTTATGAAGATGCCCCTCCCTATCTTGTCGTCATTAGTAACAATGCTTGGTTTCCTTACACAATCGAACCCGCACTCCAAAAAAATTTAATGCAATATTACGCCAAACTTTATCAAACAATGATTTTGCACTCTAGCAATGGATCACCAAGTTTTGTCATCTTTCCTTAA
- the trpS gene encoding tryptophan--tRNA ligase, which yields MKQRVFSGIQPTGKITIGNYLGAVKNWVYLQEKYDSIFCVVNSHAITTKQDPYLLREQTYDMVAILLACGIDPKHSSLFIQSEIDTHPALSWILNCNIPMGEMERMTQFKDKAQKNPKNINVGLFDYPALMASDILLYQTDLVPVGEDQKQHLELTRNVAQRFNRDFGECFKIPEPLIAKSGARIMGLDDPTSKMSKSSTAQNHAIFLLDTPKEIEQKIKKATTDSHSSIVFDPDRKGVYNLLCIYELFTQKSREEIETEFIDQGYGVLKKRIAEAIISTLSPIQEEYLKIRHQIDYLAEVLNQGREKVQPIAESTYKKAKELVGLI from the coding sequence ATGAAACAAAGAGTCTTTTCAGGGATTCAACCCACAGGAAAAATCACAATTGGAAACTATCTTGGAGCTGTCAAAAATTGGGTTTATCTACAAGAAAAATATGACAGCATCTTTTGTGTGGTCAATTCGCACGCCATCACTACCAAACAAGATCCCTATCTTCTTAGAGAGCAAACTTATGATATGGTCGCTATCCTCTTGGCCTGCGGTATTGATCCTAAACACTCTAGCCTTTTTATCCAAAGTGAAATTGATACTCACCCTGCTCTTTCTTGGATTTTAAATTGCAATATTCCTATGGGAGAAATGGAGCGTATGACCCAATTTAAGGACAAAGCTCAAAAAAATCCCAAAAATATCAATGTCGGACTTTTTGATTATCCTGCTCTAATGGCAAGCGATATCTTACTCTATCAAACAGATCTTGTCCCAGTTGGCGAAGATCAAAAACAACATCTTGAACTTACACGCAATGTCGCACAACGATTTAATCGTGACTTTGGAGAGTGCTTTAAGATCCCAGAACCCCTAATTGCCAAAAGTGGAGCTAGAATCATGGGTCTTGATGATCCTACAAGCAAGATGAGCAAATCAAGCACAGCCCAAAACCACGCAATCTTTCTTCTTGATACCCCAAAAGAGATCGAACAAAAAATCAAAAAAGCGACCACAGACTCGCATTCATCAATCGTATTTGATCCAGATCGCAAGGGAGTGTATAACCTTTTATGCATCTATGAGCTTTTTACGCAAAAATCAAGAGAGGAAATAGAAACAGAATTTATCGATCAAGGATATGGTGTCTTGAAAAAAAGGATTGCTGAGGCGATTATCTCCACTCTCTCCCCCATTCAAGAAGAGTATCTTAAGATCCGTCATCAGATAGATTATCTTGCAGAAGTCCTCAATCAAGGAAGAGAGAAAGTTCAACCTATTGCAGAAAGCACCTACAAAAAGGCAAAAGAACTTGTCGGCCTTATTTAG
- a CDS encoding serine hydroxymethyltransferase, with protein sequence MSEYLKANDREIFDLIEEEFQRQNTHLELIASENFTFPSVMEAMGSILTNKYAEGYPYKRYYGGCEFVDQIEEIAIERVKKLFGCAFANVQPHSGSQANNAVFNALLKPYDKILGMDLSHGGHLTHGAKVSSSGKTYQSFTYGVNLEGCIDYEEVRKIAHIVKPQLIICGFSAYTKRLDFAKFREIADEVGAILMGDVAHVAGLVVADEYPHPFPYCDVVTTTTHKTLRGPRGGVILSNSEEIASKIDKAIFPGTQGGPLMNLIAAKAVGFKENLKPEWKVYAQQVRSNIDVMAKTLMQRGYKLVGNGTENHLILMDFLEKDFSGKDADLALGNAGITVNKNTVPGEKRSPFVTSGIRLGSPALTARGMKEKEFEFVAHKIADVLDEIGDQSVQSRVREEIKQFTQDFKLYTRSIY encoded by the coding sequence ATGAGTGAGTATTTGAAGGCAAATGATCGAGAAATTTTTGATCTAATTGAAGAAGAGTTCCAAAGACAGAATACACATTTGGAGCTTATCGCAAGTGAAAATTTTACTTTTCCTAGTGTGATGGAAGCTATGGGGAGCATTTTGACAAACAAATATGCAGAAGGGTATCCTTACAAGCGATATTATGGGGGATGTGAATTTGTTGATCAAATCGAAGAAATCGCGATTGAGCGAGTTAAAAAACTTTTTGGCTGTGCATTTGCCAATGTGCAGCCCCATTCTGGGAGTCAGGCCAACAATGCGGTTTTTAATGCTTTATTGAAGCCTTATGACAAGATTTTGGGAATGGATTTGAGTCATGGGGGGCATTTAACTCATGGTGCAAAGGTGAGCTCAAGTGGGAAAACATATCAAAGCTTCACTTATGGAGTGAATCTTGAGGGATGCATTGATTATGAAGAAGTGAGGAAAATCGCACATATTGTGAAACCTCAATTGATTATTTGTGGATTTAGTGCTTATACGAAGAGATTAGATTTTGCAAAATTTAGAGAGATTGCTGATGAAGTGGGGGCGATTTTGATGGGAGATGTGGCACATGTGGCAGGGCTTGTTGTCGCTGATGAATATCCTCATCCTTTCCCATATTGTGATGTGGTGACGACAACGACACATAAAACTTTGCGTGGGCCAAGAGGAGGGGTGATCTTGAGCAATAGTGAAGAAATTGCAAGCAAAATTGATAAGGCTATCTTCCCAGGAACACAAGGGGGGCCTTTGATGAATCTGATTGCAGCAAAAGCTGTGGGTTTTAAAGAAAATTTAAAGCCTGAGTGGAAAGTATATGCTCAACAAGTTCGATCCAATATTGATGTGATGGCAAAAACTCTTATGCAAAGAGGATATAAACTCGTGGGGAATGGGACAGAAAATCATTTGATTTTGATGGACTTTTTGGAGAAAGATTTTAGTGGGAAAGATGCGGATCTGGCTCTTGGAAATGCCGGAATCACCGTCAATAAAAACACTGTTCCTGGAGAAAAGCGTAGTCCATTTGTGACAAGTGGCATTCGCTTGGGATCTCCTGCATTGACTGCAAGAGGGATGAAAGAAAAAGAGTTTGAGTTTGTAGCTCACAAAATCGCTGATGTGCTTGATGAAATAGGTGATCAGAGTGTGCAAAGTAGAGTCAGAGAGGAGATTAAGCAATTTACTCAAGACTTTAAGCTCTATACGCGTTCAATTTATTAA
- a CDS encoding methyltransferase domain-containing protein, with the protein MRLFSFDSEASSYSASCEVQKFFLQLLIDRLVQKWGKNFKDILDLGCGTGASLQAFQDHHIAFDHFIGCDLSENMLKVFNPPSAIQNKVSLICQDFNICLEQISSPHLIFSSSSLQWATSLKHTLGLISQHTSSKIALSIMTANTLKSFHSFLDSKSPLPTKENMQKLLLDFFEGEIEIAHKILTFSTNKDLILHLRNTGIMGGGVLKYKQAKKILEYTGDLEYESLIFIGQPKQTKGAV; encoded by the coding sequence TTGCGTTTATTTTCTTTTGACTCCGAAGCCTCTTCTTATTCTGCTTCTTGCGAAGTGCAAAAATTTTTTCTTCAATTGCTTATAGATCGTTTAGTCCAAAAATGGGGTAAAAATTTTAAAGACATCTTAGATCTAGGGTGCGGGACGGGAGCATCTCTCCAAGCCTTTCAAGATCATCACATTGCATTTGATCATTTTATAGGATGCGATCTCTCTGAAAATATGCTCAAAGTTTTTAATCCTCCCTCCGCCATACAAAACAAAGTCTCTCTTATATGCCAAGATTTTAATATTTGCTTAGAGCAGATCTCTTCCCCCCATCTGATTTTTTCAAGTTCATCGCTCCAATGGGCTACATCTCTTAAGCACACTCTTGGTCTTATCTCCCAACACACATCTAGCAAGATCGCACTCAGCATAATGACTGCCAATACACTCAAGAGCTTTCATTCATTTTTAGATTCCAAATCCCCCCTACCCACAAAAGAAAATATGCAAAAATTACTTTTAGATTTTTTTGAAGGTGAAATTGAGATAGCACATAAGATTCTCACTTTTTCAACCAACAAAGATCTCATCCTTCATCTTCGCAATACGGGAATTATGGGGGGTGGTGTCTTAAAATATAAACAAGCCAAAAAGATCTTGGAATACACAGGGGACCTAGAATATGAGAGCTTGATCTTTATCGGTCAGCCCAAACAAACCAAAGGAGCAGTATGA
- the secG gene encoding preprotein translocase subunit SecG: MISFLFITQIVLTIFIVVLVLLQKSSGGGLVNYSGSNESVFGAKGAAGFLTKLTLFFGALFLANTIALSYLYVKQTQTSLMDSIPQSTQSTEAPSAPLAPTIQ, translated from the coding sequence ATGATTTCATTTCTTTTTATCACTCAAATTGTTTTGACAATTTTTATCGTCGTGCTTGTTTTGCTTCAAAAGAGTTCTGGAGGAGGGCTTGTAAATTATAGTGGAAGCAATGAAAGTGTGTTTGGAGCAAAGGGGGCTGCTGGATTTTTGACCAAACTCACCCTCTTTTTTGGGGCTCTATTTTTGGCCAATACAATTGCCTTAAGCTATTTGTATGTCAAGCAAACGCAAACAAGCTTGATGGATTCCATTCCTCAGTCTACACAAAGCACAGAGGCTCCATCTGCCCCTTTAGCGCCAACAATTCAATAA
- the frr gene encoding ribosome recycling factor: MLNAIYQQTQTSMTKTIESLKRDFATLRSGKVSIAILDNIRVDYYGTPTPLNQIGSVIATDATTIVITPWEKTLIKDVEKAIQEANIGVNPNSDSESIKLFFPPMTQEQRKEVAKDAKAMGEKAKVGIRNVRQDSNNAIKKLEKDKEITEDMSKKGQDEIQKFTDEFVKKIEEMVKHKEEEVMKI; encoded by the coding sequence ATGTTAAATGCCATTTATCAGCAAACTCAAACTTCAATGACTAAAACAATCGAATCTCTTAAGAGGGATTTTGCAACATTGAGAAGCGGAAAGGTGTCGATTGCGATTTTGGACAATATCCGTGTTGATTATTATGGAACTCCCACCCCGCTTAATCAAATTGGATCAGTGATCGCAACAGATGCGACGACGATTGTGATCACTCCATGGGAAAAGACACTGATTAAAGATGTAGAAAAAGCTATTCAAGAAGCAAATATCGGTGTCAATCCCAATAGTGATAGCGAAAGTATCAAGCTCTTTTTCCCTCCTATGACACAAGAACAAAGAAAAGAAGTAGCAAAAGATGCCAAAGCAATGGGAGAGAAAGCAAAAGTTGGAATTCGCAATGTGCGACAAGATAGCAATAATGCGATTAAGAAACTTGAAAAAGACAAAGAAATCACAGAAGATATGAGCAAAAAAGGGCAAGATGAGATTCAAAAGTTTACAGATGAGTTTGTCAAAAAAATTGAAGAGATGGTGAAGCATAAAGAAGAAGAGGTGATGAAGATTTAG
- a CDS encoding CvpA family protein, which translates to MDNLGYIDFIILALIALSAIRGFFSGFIRELFGMLGFVLGIAFASRFSTEVGQWFKIKVFDFDSQTLHTLMGFILVFLAVWAIMLFSSWIIDRLVKIAFSKYLNGLLGALFGAIKAFLIVAIILHFIFRLEFMSGVLAHVGNHCVMYPAMESIASKIAKIDLAQHIPKDSQDVEQKLNEAKEGLIDEVKNLENQMEQSMKQNLQGQ; encoded by the coding sequence ATGGATAACTTAGGTTATATTGATTTTATCATTCTTGCATTGATTGCCCTGAGTGCAATCAGAGGTTTTTTTTCAGGTTTTATTCGAGAATTGTTTGGAATGCTGGGGTTTGTTTTGGGGATTGCTTTTGCTTCAAGATTTTCTACTGAAGTTGGGCAATGGTTTAAAATAAAAGTTTTTGATTTTGATTCTCAGACTCTTCATACCCTAATGGGATTTATTTTGGTGTTTTTGGCTGTTTGGGCAATCATGCTTTTTTCATCATGGATCATTGATCGTCTAGTTAAGATTGCTTTTTCTAAATATCTTAATGGTTTGCTTGGAGCTTTGTTTGGAGCAATAAAGGCATTTTTGATTGTCGCAATTATTTTGCATTTTATTTTCCGATTGGAATTTATGTCTGGTGTTTTGGCTCATGTCGGGAATCACTGTGTGATGTATCCCGCAATGGAAAGCATTGCATCCAAGATTGCCAAAATCGATCTTGCTCAACATATTCCAAAAGATTCTCAAGATGTTGAGCAAAAGCTTAATGAAGCAAAAGAAGGACTTATAGATGAGGTCAAAAATCTTGAGAATCAGATGGAGCAATCTATGAAACAAAATCTTCAAGGACAATAA
- the lysS gene encoding lysine--tRNA ligase codes for MFDNQYIKQRIQKADSLRELGRNPYANGKERSVKNAEFLEKYAHIALWEEKKDMEKSEEIVGRVKFERWMGKASFVKVEDESGILQVYFSKNELGDEFEILKKHLEVGDIIYAKGFPFVTKTGELSLHATSLEILSKSIVPLPEKFHGLSDIELRYRQRYLDLITNPHVKETFKMRSLIVSHIRRFFEEKGFLEVETPMLHPIPGGANARPFITYHNALEVERYLRIAPELYLKRLIVGGFEAVFEINRNFRNEGMDHSHNPEFTMIEFYWAYKTYQDLIQLTQELFSSLLQALHLPMQIPHGDEVIDFAKVSILTYKQSLCQIGGIPQEVVEDSQKLYQYLIDQGVEVSASMSYGHLQSEAFDAFVESKLINPTFITEYPIEISPLARRNDENPLLADRFEFFVGGKEIANGFSELNDPLDQYERFKEQVKAKDAGDEEAQYMDEDYVWALAHGMPPTAGQGIGIDRLVMLLSNNKSIKDVILFPAMKPIKQTYEIKEEGNE; via the coding sequence ATGTTTGATAATCAATATATAAAACAGCGGATTCAAAAAGCAGATTCTCTTCGAGAACTCGGAAGAAATCCTTATGCTAATGGAAAAGAACGCAGTGTCAAAAACGCAGAATTTTTGGAGAAATATGCCCATATCGCTCTTTGGGAAGAAAAAAAAGATATGGAAAAGAGCGAAGAGATTGTTGGGCGTGTGAAATTTGAGCGATGGATGGGGAAGGCAAGTTTTGTTAAGGTCGAAGATGAGAGCGGAATCTTGCAGGTTTATTTTTCAAAAAATGAATTGGGAGATGAGTTTGAGATCCTTAAAAAGCATCTTGAAGTAGGGGATATTATCTATGCCAAAGGTTTTCCTTTTGTCACTAAGACCGGAGAGCTTAGTCTTCATGCAACTTCATTGGAGATTTTAAGCAAGTCTATCGTGCCATTACCTGAAAAATTTCACGGCTTAAGTGATATTGAATTGCGCTATCGCCAACGCTATCTTGATTTGATCACAAATCCTCATGTCAAAGAAACTTTTAAGATGAGAAGCTTGATTGTTTCGCATATTCGTAGATTTTTTGAAGAAAAAGGGTTTTTGGAAGTGGAAACCCCTATGCTTCATCCAATCCCTGGTGGAGCTAATGCACGTCCATTTATCACCTATCATAATGCGCTAGAAGTGGAGCGTTATTTGAGAATCGCTCCAGAGCTTTATTTGAAGAGATTGATTGTCGGAGGATTTGAAGCTGTTTTTGAAATCAATCGCAACTTTAGAAATGAAGGGATGGATCATAGCCATAATCCAGAATTTACGATGATTGAGTTTTATTGGGCTTATAAAACTTATCAAGATCTCATTCAGCTTACTCAAGAACTTTTTTCTTCTTTGCTCCAAGCACTTCATCTTCCGATGCAGATTCCTCACGGAGATGAGGTGATTGATTTTGCAAAAGTTTCTATTTTGACTTATAAACAGTCTTTGTGTCAAATTGGAGGAATTCCTCAAGAGGTTGTGGAAGATTCTCAAAAGCTTTATCAGTATTTGATTGATCAAGGTGTTGAAGTCAGTGCATCAATGAGTTATGGTCATCTTCAAAGCGAGGCTTTTGATGCCTTTGTAGAATCAAAACTCATCAATCCGACATTTATCACAGAATACCCCATTGAGATCAGTCCTCTAGCAAGACGCAATGATGAAAATCCGCTTTTGGCAGATCGATTTGAGTTTTTTGTTGGGGGGAAAGAGATTGCCAATGGATTTAGTGAGCTCAATGATCCCCTTGATCAGTATGAAAGATTCAAAGAGCAAGTAAAAGCCAAAGATGCAGGTGATGAAGAAGCACAATATATGGATGAAGATTATGTGTGGGCATTGGCTCATGGGATGCCCCCAACTGCAGGGCAGGGGATAGGAATCGATCGGCTTGTGATGCTTTTGAGTAATAATAAAAGCATTAAAGATGTCATTTTGTTCCCAGCAATGAAGCCTATTAAGCAAACCTATGAAATCAAGGAGGAAGGCAATGAGTGA
- the pyrE gene encoding orotate phosphoribosyltransferase, translating to MNVKQYYLDANALLEGHFLLSSGKHSPFYLQSARVLENPKVAQELAESLALQIKDFGLEVDCICSPALGGILAGYELARALGVRFIFTERVEGKMTLRRGFEISPNEKILICEDIITTGGSALESASCVEELGACIVGFAGLANRGFCKRVGSKLEAKPEGKLPSNLPLFALDDFVFEIFAPEDCPLCQEGKLPAIKPGSRGN from the coding sequence ATGAATGTAAAACAATATTATCTTGATGCAAATGCATTATTGGAAGGACATTTCCTTTTGAGTAGTGGGAAACATTCCCCTTTTTATTTGCAATCAGCAAGAGTGTTGGAAAATCCAAAAGTTGCTCAAGAGCTTGCAGAATCTCTTGCATTACAAATTAAAGATTTTGGTTTGGAAGTGGATTGTATTTGCTCTCCTGCTTTGGGAGGGATTTTGGCAGGATATGAACTTGCTAGAGCTTTGGGGGTGCGATTTATTTTTACAGAGCGTGTTGAGGGGAAGATGACTTTGAGGCGTGGATTTGAGATCAGCCCCAATGAAAAGATTCTAATTTGTGAAGATATTATTACAACTGGTGGATCTGCATTGGAATCTGCAAGTTGTGTAGAGGAATTGGGCGCTTGCATTGTTGGGTTTGCAGGGCTTGCCAATCGTGGATTTTGCAAAAGAGTAGGTTCAAAGCTTGAGGCCAAACCCGAAGGAAAGCTCCCTTCCAATCTCCCTCTTTTTGCTTTGGATGATTTTGTGTTTGAAATTTTTGCTCCAGAGGATTGTCCTTTGTGTCAAGAAGGAAAGCTCCCTGCTATCAAACCAGGAAGTAGGGGAAATTGA
- a CDS encoding RDD family protein encodes MTKKHKHLKKSTRGVEQKKAMPQRAFFLKRFKALVIDLFMIYTPILYVMTYVILGNKEAFQSNQWAIFGCVLLYGVIDSLFCCISGQTPGMRAQGLVLQNRQGQFPSFFLNLLRFFVWLLSLGLVFGFVFPFFRKDRKSFHDLVFSTQLEEKNCERRV; translated from the coding sequence TTGACAAAAAAACATAAACATCTTAAAAAAAGCACAAGAGGTGTTGAGCAAAAGAAAGCAATGCCTCAGCGAGCATTCTTTCTTAAACGCTTTAAGGCACTTGTGATTGATTTGTTTATGATTTATACACCTATTTTGTATGTGATGACTTATGTGATTTTGGGAAACAAAGAAGCATTCCAATCAAATCAATGGGCGATTTTTGGCTGTGTTTTGCTTTATGGCGTGATTGATTCTCTTTTTTGTTGTATTTCTGGACAAACTCCTGGAATGCGTGCTCAAGGGTTGGTGCTACAAAATCGACAGGGTCAATTTCCCTCATTTTTTTTGAATCTATTGCGTTTTTTTGTATGGCTTTTGAGTTTGGGGTTGGTGTTTGGCTTTGTATTTCCTTTTTTTAGAAAGGATCGCAAAAGTTTTCATGACTTGGTTTTTTCCACACAGCTTGAAGAGAAGAATTGTGAGAGAAGGGTTTAG
- a CDS encoding autotransporter outer membrane beta-barrel domain-containing protein: MKKIISLIVCGFLLSGFLEAAPKKPSGNAVKNLQKGSVINGSKATGDLKRWMFFNDGSIGGSWTKIGRSEYISVDLGYSATITTIATAGGLRGIFGIDFEFPIYVSAKGQSNTLTDHKSFSEVLGWGAMIPLSVGIDVNGFYLRGLVGYGYNEIKEGYDIGANQNASLNARYHGLIYGGSIGYRIKNIINIGAKAMFGKMKNDKRDADASLASIREPKDRHYDMMRFGGYISIIF, encoded by the coding sequence ATGAAAAAAATAATCAGCCTTATAGTTTGTGGATTTTTACTTTCAGGATTCTTAGAAGCTGCTCCCAAAAAACCCTCAGGAAATGCTGTCAAAAACTTGCAAAAAGGATCAGTGATCAATGGAAGCAAGGCAACAGGTGATCTTAAGCGATGGATGTTCTTCAACGATGGATCTATCGGAGGATCTTGGACAAAAATCGGAAGATCAGAATATATCTCTGTTGATCTTGGATATTCTGCAACAATTACGACGATTGCAACTGCAGGAGGGTTGAGAGGAATTTTTGGCATTGATTTTGAGTTTCCTATCTATGTTTCAGCAAAAGGCCAAAGCAACACCCTCACAGACCACAAAAGTTTTTCTGAAGTACTTGGATGGGGAGCGATGATTCCGCTAAGTGTAGGGATTGATGTCAATGGTTTTTATCTCCGAGGACTTGTAGGATATGGCTACAATGAAATCAAGGAAGGTTATGATATTGGTGCAAATCAAAATGCATCCCTCAATGCAAGATATCATGGACTAATCTATGGTGGAAGCATTGGATATCGAATCAAAAACATCATCAATATTGGCGCTAAGGCAATGTTTGGAAAAATGAAAAATGACAAAAGAGATGCAGATGCTTCGCTTGCGAGCATTAGAGAGCCAAAAGATCGGCACTATGACATGATGAGATTTGGTGGATATATTTCAATCATCTTTTAA
- a CDS encoding DegQ family serine endoprotease, producing the protein MKHKVFIPIALSVSLLLGFDVQEMPSVQERVFPDIGQTKVYSFNSSIEEASKVVVNISTQKKIKNQMSNHPMFNDPFFQQFFGDFYNQIPREKVERSLGSGVIISNDGYIITNNHVIDGADKVIVSLPGSNKEYQAKVIGTDSRTDLAVIKIEEKNLPAVKFADSSLVKVGDLVFAIGNPFGVGETITQGIVSALNKNGIGINDYENFIQTDASINPGNSGGALVDSRGALIGINTAIISKSGGNQGIGFAIPSEMVKRIAKQLIENGTIRRGYLGVGIQDVSTDLRDTYGNHEGAVIISLEADSPAKKAGLAVWDLITKVNDRPIKSSAELRNLIGTMSPNEKVTLTYIRDKQEKTVTLTLAESKDTKGSSKANKKETNGTQGLDGVSVQELSPQIRQRNQIPRDIDGVLVNNVNEESKAYESGLRSGDIIGQIENITIKDLASYKKALEKFKGKSKRILVYSQNGIKTIVIK; encoded by the coding sequence ATGAAACATAAAGTTTTTATTCCCATTGCACTAAGCGTCAGCCTATTGCTTGGATTTGATGTGCAAGAAATGCCAAGCGTGCAAGAAAGAGTTTTTCCAGATATAGGACAAACAAAGGTTTATTCTTTTAATTCTTCAATCGAAGAGGCTTCAAAAGTCGTTGTCAATATCTCGACACAAAAGAAGATCAAAAATCAAATGAGCAATCACCCAATGTTTAATGACCCCTTCTTCCAACAATTTTTTGGAGATTTTTACAATCAAATCCCTAGAGAAAAAGTAGAGCGCTCTTTGGGTAGTGGGGTGATTATTTCCAATGATGGATATATCATCACCAATAACCATGTGATCGATGGGGCAGATAAAGTCATCGTCTCTTTACCGGGAAGCAACAAAGAATATCAAGCCAAAGTCATCGGCACAGATTCTCGAACTGATCTTGCAGTCATCAAGATTGAAGAAAAAAATCTTCCCGCAGTCAAATTTGCGGATAGCTCACTTGTCAAAGTTGGCGATCTTGTCTTTGCGATTGGGAATCCATTTGGTGTAGGTGAGACCATCACTCAAGGCATTGTTTCTGCACTCAACAAAAATGGTATCGGAATCAATGATTATGAAAACTTCATCCAAACAGATGCCTCCATCAACCCAGGAAACTCCGGAGGAGCACTTGTTGATAGCCGAGGAGCCCTCATTGGCATCAACACAGCCATCATCTCAAAAAGTGGAGGAAACCAAGGTATAGGCTTTGCAATCCCCTCAGAAATGGTCAAACGCATCGCTAAACAGCTAATTGAAAATGGAACTATCCGCCGAGGATATTTGGGCGTAGGGATCCAAGATGTAAGCACTGATCTACGAGATACTTATGGCAACCACGAAGGAGCAGTGATCATCAGCCTTGAGGCAGATTCTCCAGCAAAAAAAGCAGGACTTGCGGTATGGGATCTCATCACAAAAGTAAATGATCGCCCAATAAAAAGTTCTGCAGAGTTAAGAAATCTAATCGGAACAATGTCTCCAAATGAAAAAGTTACTCTCACCTACATAAGAGATAAACAAGAAAAAACAGTTACACTGACCTTAGCAGAAAGCAAAGATACTAAAGGCTCTAGTAAAGCAAACAAAAAAGAAACAAATGGAACACAAGGCTTGGATGGTGTTAGTGTTCAAGAGCTTTCTCCTCAAATCAGACAAAGAAATCAAATCCCAAGAGATATTGATGGGGTGCTAGTCAATAATGTCAACGAAGAAAGCAAGGCTTATGAATCAGGCTTGAGATCTGGAGATATTATCGGGCAAATCGAAAATATCACGATCAAAGATTTAGCAAGCTATAAAAAAGCTCTAGAAAAATTCAAAGGCAAGTCAAAACGTATTCTTGTATATAGTCAAAATGGAATCAAAACAATTGTTATCAAATAA